GGCGGCGGCGAAGCTGTTTTTTAATAACGATTACGATTTCTCGGAGACGGCGGGTCCGGTGGCAGAGCGGCTGGCTGCAGTGCTGCGGCCGGCGATCACGGCACTGGGCTGCGCGCCGACGGCGTTGCATGTGGCCGGTTTGCCGGCGGGTCAGGCCTGGCTGGCGAAGGCGGTGGCCTCCGCGCTGGAGCTCGCGCCGCTGGCTCCAGACATGGCGGCATTCTGCGCGCAACGCGGGCTGGGTGGCAGCGCCGTCGCCGCCACGCTGCCGGTATCGGCGCTCGGCGTGTTGTTCCAGGCGTCCTCGACCGGCGGCGGAGAGCAAGCGTGGCAGCCGGGTTGGTTGGATGTGAATGCACCTGTGTCGGTTGCACCCGCGCCAGCATCCGCACCGGTCGCACCCAAGCCGGTGGCTCCGGTGATCAAGGCACCGGCTCCCGTGGTGGCACCTGCTCCCGCCAAGCCTGCACCGGTTCCGGTCATGGCTTCGGCCGCCGCCGCCGCGCCCAAGGCTGCGCCCGTGATCATGAAGCCGGTGCCCGCGTCCGCGGCTGCGGCGCCCGTGGCTCCCAAGCCGATGACAGCGGCTCCGATCATGAAACCGGTGGCGCCGACACCCAAACCCGCGCCTCTGCCTGCGCCCGCGCCCGTCGCGGTGGTGGCTCCGGTGGTGCCTGCCGCTCCTGTGCCGATACTTTTTTTACCGGATGATCCGGTGGTGGAGGCGGCGCCTGAGCCAGAAATCATTCAGGTTGCCCCCAAGAAAAAACCGGTGGCTTTGTTCGCCGCCATCGCGGCCGTAGTGGTGTTGGGCGGAGCGGGGGCTTTTTTTATGACGAAGGGCAAGAGCGCCAGCCCGGAGGTCGTCGCGGCGGTTCCACAGTTGTCCGCCGAGGAGCTGCGCTTGCGCGAAGAAGAAAACGCGCGCATGCTGGTCGAGGAAATGAAATCGCCGCGCAGCTTCCGCAACGAGCGCTACAGTTTCGAAGTCTCTGACCGTGGTCTTCTGCGCAAGATGGTGGGCGTGGGAAACAAAACGATCATCGACGAGTTCGGCTGGTTGGAGTTGCAGGGTATGTTCACCGGGACCGCCAAGACGTTTTATGCGGGCGCGATGGGTGACACGGATTACAAACCGGCCATCAACAAGACCGTGCGCGACGGCAAGGTGGTGTTTGAAATCACCGGCGTGCATTCGCGCTTTTCGGTGGAGACGCTGGTCACGTGCCTTCCGTCGTCGTTGAAGATCGAGACGGTGTTCAAGCCGATCAACATGGATGATCCGCGCGGCCCGATCTCCGGAGTTTACACGGTTAAGATGAACCGCGCGTCGTTGTCACTCGGCCAGAAGGCCGTGGTGGCTCCCGGCTCGGTGACCTACTCGACCCAATCCGGACCGGCCGTGATCAAGTTCAACGGCGATGCGTGGGGTCAGGCGGGCGAGGAAGGCAAGGAGACGCTCATGGCCAGCAGCAGCTTTGTGGTTTTCTATTTTTCGGGCGGTCCCGAAGCCAAGGAAGGCAAGCTCGTGATCGAACTTACGCTCCCCTGAACCAACTGCTGAACCGATTCAGGGCTGGTCGACCAGTCGCGCGGTTACACTAAGCGTGTGCTCCGGCTTCGTAACGGTGAACACCACGCCGATACGACGAAGGCCTGGCTGGGGCGCGTCGTAGTCCGCGGGTGGATGCGAGGCGTCTTCATCGAAGACCTTGAACGCGGCGTCGCTGGAGAAAACGAGGCGCAGCGTTTTACCGTTCATGCGCAGAGTCGCGCCGGTGGGATTGGTTTCGACCGAAGCCTTGGTCATCCAGGAAAACCGATAATGCGCACCGGTGGTCGCGCCGGTCAACCGGTCGCGAATTATTACGGTATCCGCTGAATCGATACGCAGTTCGCGGGTGAGTTTCTTGGCTTGGGAGGCGTAGAGCGGGGTGAGGTTGATGAGCGCGGATTGTTCGCCGGCGGAGAATGCTTGCAGGGTGGCGGTTGCGTTTTCGTCGGGATCCAGATCGTCGATCAACGGAACGGAGTGGCTGCTGGCGTTGAGGGCGAAAACCTTCCAGCGGTCCTTACCGAACAGTGAAATGCCGGCCTGCTCGACGGTGTTGTAGCTGGGCATGCCGAGATCGGTCGTCCAGCGGACGCCACCGAGTTCCAGAATGAAGCTGCCGGCATCCTGGTGCCCGTGGCTGATACGCGCGCGTCCGCCCTTGATGCCGGCATAGAGTGAATTGCGACCATCGCCTCGGCGGAAAATCGCCATGGGGTTGGCACCTTCAGTCTTCCAGCTTTCAGGCGTCGCGACTGGAGTGGCGGCCGGGCCGGCGGGCATCCACAGGAGTGAGAGCGCGAAAAAACGACTCGTGAGCGGAGCCTTTTCCGGATGCGCGCTGTAATCCACGCCGGGTTTCCCGATCTTCAAATGCTCGCGAGCTGCAATGCCCGGACTGCGGGTTTCGCGGGCGAACCAATACATGACTGGCAGATAACTGCGGCGAAGTATGCAGTCGCCGTAGTTAAAGAAGTCACCGGAGGGACCGGTGAGGATATTGACGACGGAGGCGCTTTGGAGGAACGCGGGGTCGCTGCCGAGCACTGCAGACGAACCGGTGGCGGTGCGCAGGGCCTCGATGAGCAACACATGAAACGTGGAGCCATATTCCCAATACATGGGGCCTTCGACGTAGGCGCCGTCGGGTGCGTAGGTTTCGAAAATAGGCGGAACATTGCGACGGGCACGAGCGATGGTGCGCGCGGCGAGTTCCGGCTCTTCCTCGGCAACGGCCAGCGCGGCGAGCGTGAGGCCGGCTTCGCACACCTGGCGCCAGTTATTAAGACCCTTGCGCCACCCGAGCTGGTCGGAGTCGCCGGGCTTGAGCGCTTGCTCGACCAGGGCATGCCTAAGCACCGTGCGCGATTCGGGGGACAACACATCGTAGAGCCAGTCGTAACCGATGGCCACGGCGGTGGCGGCTTCAGCGGTGTCGAGAAAATGGGATGGGTTCCAGTCACTGAAGGCGGCGACGGAAAGCATCTCTTGTTCAGCGCGAGCCGCCCATTTTTTATCGCCGGTGATGCGGTAAAGCAGGGCGCCATTGAGGATGCGACGGACGGCGTTGCGGCTGGTGTCGAGCATGCGACGGCCGATGAGCTGCCTCGTAAGAAGCGGGGCGTAGTATTCCCGCTCGACCGTTTCGCTCAGAATCACGAACGCATCTTTGAGCGGACCGTCATGCGTAACCGATTCGCGAATACGGTCGAAGTCTGCGGAGGTGGCGAGCAGCCGGGGATGAGGTGGCAACGCCGGTGATTCGGCGGCTCTGGAAACGGTGAATGCTGCGATCAGTCCTAGGCAGGCGATGAAGATACTACGCATGGGGTGCCGGCAGTATGAGCGGGCAGACCGAGCGCGTGCAACAGCTCGATGTCGGGAACGCGGAGGCCGTCCTTTGAGGAGACGACCGAGAAATCCCCGGCGTAATCCCACATGGTCCAACCAATGCCGTTTGCAGAAAGTGCAGCGGAGACATCGTGCACCCAAGCCAGGCGCGAGGCACGTGGTGCGAATTTTTTATACACGCCGAATTCATTGCACGTGAGAACCAGGCCGTGCTCGCGGGCCCAGGTGACGGCGGGCTGGATGAAGTCGTGATAGACCTGCGCATTCCAGTTCATCACCACATATTCGGCAAGCTGGCGGCGGGCATCGTGATCGGTGACCCTCTTGAGGAATTCGGCGATGAACGTGGGGTCGGCGGGATAGGTGAGGCCTTTGGTGAACATCGCCCAGGGCGACACCCAGCCCGCTCCCTGATGCGTGAAGACGTGGGGATCGTAGAGATGGAAATTGGCGATGATGTTGCGGTCGGCCGGCGGCGTTACTTGCAGGAGATCGGGCAGCAACGACCACTGATCGCCCGTGATGATGATCGTATGATGCGGTGCGACGCGGCGGATGGCCTCGACGAGCGTGTTTTGGATTTTATTCCAACGAAGCGGGTCGTGGACGCAGGGCTCGTTGAGCACTTCAAAAAACGTGCGCTCGGGGTCGAAGCGCACGAGGGCGGCGGCGAATTGCTCCCAGAAATTAACGAACGTCGCGAGGGCGGCGGGTTGAGTGGCGAGGTGTTTTTTGAACGCATCCTCGGGGTGGATGTCGACGATGACGGCGAGCCCGTGGTCGAGGATCACATCTATCCGGTTCTGAATACGCGCGAGGTAGTCGGCGGGCAACGTGCCATCGGCAGCTGCCGCGGCGAGGATCGGTTCGCAGTTGATCGGAAAGCGAACGTGGTCGAAGCCCAGGTCGCGGATGAGCGCGATGTCGGCTACGCGGATGTAGGAATCGAAGTGGGCGGGGACATATCCCGGAGCGACATAGATCTGGGAGAACCAGTGGCTGAGATTAATGCCACGGCGCAGACGTTGGGCGCGGGTGGCGGTGAGTGGCAGCGGGCTCATGGTGTCATGACGGGTGAATTGGGCAGCGGAGCGGGCGGGACGAAATTGTCTTTTCCGCCGAGCTTTTTCCATTCGCGGTAGAGCAACCACGTGAAGAAGAGCGAGCCGGCCTGAAAGGTGAAGTTCCACACGGGAAGGAACCGGTAGGCGTAAACCGGATTGGGATTCAGCTTGGACGTAAGATCGAAAAACACGCCGCAAGCGACGCCGCCGAAGATGAGCGCGGTGGAACGCACGAGAGCGTTGGCCGACGAGAACTGGCCGTAACGATCCATCGGGAAGACTTTCATGAGCGTGGGAATCTCGGCGGCGCTATAAAGAATGTAGAGCGGCAGGCCGATGACACTCAACGTGACATAGATCCAAGGAAGGATGTTGGGTGAAATGCCCGGGCTCATCATCGCAAACGTGATGGAGAACGGCCCTATGAACACCTGAAGGCTCATGGCGATCAGCAGCACGCGCAACGGATGGGCGCGGTCGGCGAGGATGCCGGCGGGGTAGAGTAAAATGACGCCGACGATGCCGCAGATACCGCCGACCTTGCCGATGAAATCGAAGGAGAGACCGAGGTATTTGGTCTGGTAGAGAAGCGTGTAGGAACCGGAGGCCCAGGTCATGGCGATGCACGCGTTGGCGAGAAAGATATACCAGTAAAAGCGGTGGGTAAAACACTCGGTGGCATAAGTGCGGATGGCGGCGCGGAAGCCTTTTTTCTCGCCGATGTATTCAGGTGGAGGCGGATAATCACCCTCGCGGACCTTCCAGCACATCATCACGAAGGCGATGAGGTAGAGCACGCCGGCGACGATAAAGATGAGCTGCATGTGCGACTCGGCGTATTTCAACACGAAGAAATTATAGCCGGCGCCGGCAAGTGAACCCACGACGCGGAAGAGCGCCATGAAGCGGGCGAGGAAGGCGTGGGGAACGACGTCGTTGAACAGGTAGTAATAGACCGACGTGATGAAGAGGTTGAAGAACTGGAAGCAGATCATCAGCACGCCGATCACGACGAGCATGACGGACATCTCGGAGAAACGACCGTGCAGGCCGATGTCGTGCAACCAGCGGCCGATGGGAGCGGCGTAGCCGAGCAGAATGAGGAAAATAACGAGGAACGGCGTGGCACCGATGAGGAACGGGATGCGTCGTCCCCATTTGCTGCGGAAGCGGTCGCTGCGGAAGCTGATGATCGGGTTGATCGCCGCCGCCATCATGTTGGGGATGGTGGTGACGATGAGGCCGAGAGCCCAGTTGGGCGCACCGATGGAGTTGAGCTTCAGTGGTAGAATGCTCGGCACCACCGTCTCCATGAGCGTGAAGCAGAAGTCACCCCAGAGCAGGAAGAGGAAGAGCGTGATGAGACTCGCCCGGGTGTAGGTGAGCGTGCCGACCTTGAGCCGATTGGGATCGTTGGCGGCGGGTTGCGAAGACGAAGAAGAAGCAGGTGCCGGGATCGCGGACATGGAGCTGGTTCGGAGGGCGATCAGCGAACGTGCTGAACACCCTTTTCGTCGGTCGTAATGGACTCCCGGATACGGCGGGCCACGATTCCCTTGGGATTGGGGTCCATCGGCGACGGGGCAATATCCACCAGGAAGATGCTGGTGCGGGAATCGGCGCCGACAGGATGGGCGCTGCTGCTTACGAGGAGCCAGCCATCAGCTTTTTCATCCGCGGCTACTTGAAGCCAAGCTTTGCGTGAGGTCGGATAGGGGGCGGTCTGATACTGGCCGGTCGGCAGCACCATCTTCGTGTCGGCGATATTTACAGCCAGACGGCGCTTGGAGAAATTGAACACGCGATAATTGTTGGCTGGGTGGGCTTCGAGAGATTGGTCGATGACGAGGGTGTTGTAGGCGAGTTCGGCTTCGGGCGGATTCTTGGCGATGAGTATGAGAAAGGGGCCGATTTTTTGAGCAGGCAGCTGAGCCTTGGCGACCGGCGTTTTGACCGGGGGCAGTTTGGGGTCTGCGTTGGGCACCTCGCGGTAGAAGACGACGTCCCGGTTTTTTGGTGCGGGGTAGAGCTGGGAGAATGAGCCGGCGGCGGCGTTCAGTGATTCTTTCTTTTTTTCGACGTCGAAAAAGAAGGTTTCCACGCCGGCGATCGAGACGACGCGAAACTGCGGGGCGGGTGCTTCGGGCGCAGGCGAAGTTTGCGAGCGCAAGATTGCGGGCGCGACCAGTAGAAAAACGCAGGCGAGGACGCGGATCAGATGTCGTTGGGCGAGAGCCATCGGAAAGAAATGATTTTGAATTTGCGGCCGAAGGTTTGGCTGACGCTGCCGTTGCCCGGGCTGTCCCAAGCGTTCACGGAGCTCTCGACATATTCGGGGAGGCGCTGGACAACGGCTTCGCACCACGCGCGGCCGGTGATGTAATTGGGATCGGTGTCGGGCAGGACGGGATTCACGGTTTCGCCATAGGTGCGAATCGTAAAGGTGTCGGAGCGACCGGAGAGGCCTGCACCGATCTTGGAAAGGATGTCGGCCTGCGTGATGTATTTGGGAGCGAAGGAAGAACGGCCGCCGTAAGGCCGTTCTGCGGTGGTCGAGGTGTTGCGGCGCCCTTCGACGAGCGGGCGGCCGTAGTAGCCCATGGTGTATTGGCTTTCCTGGTTAACCCGGGTTCCGCTCGAGGTGATGAGCTGGTCCTGCGCCCAGAAGGTGTCGCCGGCGTCGTTGGTCGGAAAGCGGGTGGACGAGGACGTGGTGGTGGCGTCGATGGCGGCTTGAATGGTGCCGCGATAGCTCTCGTCCTCGCCGGGGGTCCCGGAGTTATCCACGAGGCGGCGGTTCACGAAATCACCCAGAGAAACGAAGGGGCCGCGATTGCGGATCTCGGTGACGATGTCGCGGGCGAGCTGGGCGATTTCGTTTTCGTCGAGTGAGCGGTAGCCTTTCCAGGCATCATTGGGATTATCGTCGCCGTTGGGACGGATGAAACGGGAGAAGGTTGTCTTGAGCGTATTGGTTGAGGGGGAACCCGGGTTTTCCGGATTGAACCTGAGCTGATTGCCACCACCCAGAATCGCCCGCCAAGCCTGTTCGGAGGTGGAGTTGATATTGAACGCGCCGGCAACCATCAGGCCGGCTGCAGAGCGGTCGGGGTTTTGAACATCGATCGCGGGGTTGTAGCGCAGATGGCGGGTGTTGGGAAAAGTCTGGGTCGCGGAGATGGCACCGGTGGCGGGGACGGTGGAGAAGTAGTAGCGGTCCCACAGGTTGCGGTTAAGCAGGTAGGAAATGTCGTAATAGCCGCGCATGTCGGAACCGAGTTTTCCGATGCCTTGGGCGCCGGTGCCGGAATCGACGCGGGCGATTTGCCAGCCGGGGGGCGTGGTCGAGAAACTGGCGCCGCCGGAAACGAGACGGAAATCGGCCAGGCTGTTGCCGACGGGGTAGGCTGGGTAGGCGCCAACGAGAGAAAGGTTCGCGTGTTGAAGCTGTCCGATGGATTGGAGCGGTTGGTTTTCGTAGGGGAATTCAAAAAGACCGACATCGACGGGAGCGCCGCCCAACCAGTCGTGACCTTGGCCGGCTGAAGTGCGGTCGCTATCCGGACCGGGACCGTTGATGAATTTCTGCCAAGGGAACGTGTAGAGTGGCTGACCGGCGGTGGCGGTGAAGAGGACGTTGTAGTTGTTGTCGCGGCGGGTGCGCCCGGAGCGGACGGCTCGCATGTTGCCCTGCGCGAGCCAGCGGGTCGCGAACATGTATTGGTTGGCATTGAGCTGTGCGTTGCTGCCTTGGCCGGAGAAGAGTGCCTGCGTTTGGAAAACATAGGTGGGCTCTGAGGCGATGGTGTCGTGGACAAGCGGGCCGGGCTCTTGAAAGGGCGGGGTGACGACCAGACCGGACCAATCCATATCCTGTGCGGTGCTATACCAGCGGCGGTTTGTGGCGGAGGGGTTGAAGAAGGCGCGATTGGCCGCATCGTTGGCTCCGCCGGTCGTGGTCAGAGAGGAGAGGGAGCTGGGCTCACCGAGGTAGATATTGATGCCTCCGCCACCCAGGAAGCTGGCGCTCTGGGTTCCGGGACTTGCGGCGAGGCGATAGGAGAGGTTTTCCTCGCCTGCCAAGATGGTGATGTTCGTCGGGCTGCCGGCGGGACCGGTGCGGAAGGGAACGGAAACGTAGGCGCCAGGCTCAGGCTCGATGTTTTCAAGTATGTTCTGCTGGTTATAAACCTGACCGCTCGAGGTGACAGGAAGGGAGAAAACAAGGCTTTGACCGGGTAGTATGTCGGGGCACTTCAGGCGAAAGCGGATAAAGTTACCGTTGTTGCCGTAGTGGGTGCGGAGGAAGTTGAAGCGACCTCGGGATGTCCAAGTGCCCGCGATATCGGCTTCGAGCTCAACGTTGACCTGTCCGTCGTGCGAAGGCTGGACACCCACTTCAAAATTGCTGCCGTCTGCCTGGGCGGCGGGAGCGCGGAGGGTGACATTGTAAGGGTTCCAGATGACGACAAGTGGATAGAGATTCATGTGAATCTCCACGCCGGGAGCGGGAGTAGCTACGGGTGCGGCGCGAAAGCCGAGCGAGAAATAAGTGATAACAGGAGCGGCGCCGACATGATCTGCGTCGGCCGGA
This window of the Rariglobus hedericola genome carries:
- a CDS encoding heparinase II/III domain-containing protein is translated as MRSIFIACLGLIAAFTVSRAAESPALPPHPRLLATSADFDRIRESVTHDGPLKDAFVILSETVEREYYAPLLTRQLIGRRMLDTSRNAVRRILNGALLYRITGDKKWAARAEQEMLSVAAFSDWNPSHFLDTAEAATAVAIGYDWLYDVLSPESRTVLRHALVEQALKPGDSDQLGWRKGLNNWRQVCEAGLTLAALAVAEEEPELAARTIARARRNVPPIFETYAPDGAYVEGPMYWEYGSTFHVLLIEALRTATGSSAVLGSDPAFLQSASVVNILTGPSGDFFNYGDCILRRSYLPVMYWFARETRSPGIAAREHLKIGKPGVDYSAHPEKAPLTSRFFALSLLWMPAGPAATPVATPESWKTEGANPMAIFRRGDGRNSLYAGIKGGRARISHGHQDAGSFILELGGVRWTTDLGMPSYNTVEQAGISLFGKDRWKVFALNASSHSVPLIDDLDPDENATATLQAFSAGEQSALINLTPLYASQAKKLTRELRIDSADTVIIRDRLTGATTGAHYRFSWMTKASVETNPTGATLRMNGKTLRLVFSSDAAFKVFDEDASHPPADYDAPQPGLRRIGVVFTVTKPEHTLSVTARLVDQP
- a CDS encoding glycoside hydrolase family 5 protein — translated: MSPLPLTATRAQRLRRGINLSHWFSQIYVAPGYVPAHFDSYIRVADIALIRDLGFDHVRFPINCEPILAAAAADGTLPADYLARIQNRIDVILDHGLAVIVDIHPEDAFKKHLATQPAALATFVNFWEQFAAALVRFDPERTFFEVLNEPCVHDPLRWNKIQNTLVEAIRRVAPHHTIIITGDQWSLLPDLLQVTPPADRNIIANFHLYDPHVFTHQGAGWVSPWAMFTKGLTYPADPTFIAEFLKRVTDHDARRQLAEYVVMNWNAQVYHDFIQPAVTWAREHGLVLTCNEFGVYKKFAPRASRLAWVHDVSAALSANGIGWTMWDYAGDFSVVSSKDGLRVPDIELLHALGLPAHTAGTPCVVSSSPA
- a CDS encoding MFS transporter, whose product is MSAIPAPASSSSSQPAANDPNRLKVGTLTYTRASLITLFLFLLWGDFCFTLMETVVPSILPLKLNSIGAPNWALGLIVTTIPNMMAAAINPIISFRSDRFRSKWGRRIPFLIGATPFLVIFLILLGYAAPIGRWLHDIGLHGRFSEMSVMLVVIGVLMICFQFFNLFITSVYYYLFNDVVPHAFLARFMALFRVVGSLAGAGYNFFVLKYAESHMQLIFIVAGVLYLIAFVMMCWKVREGDYPPPPEYIGEKKGFRAAIRTYATECFTHRFYWYIFLANACIAMTWASGSYTLLYQTKYLGLSFDFIGKVGGICGIVGVILLYPAGILADRAHPLRVLLIAMSLQVFIGPFSITFAMMSPGISPNILPWIYVTLSVIGLPLYILYSAAEIPTLMKVFPMDRYGQFSSANALVRSTALIFGGVACGVFFDLTSKLNPNPVYAYRFLPVWNFTFQAGSLFFTWLLYREWKKLGGKDNFVPPAPLPNSPVMTP